The Bos mutus isolate GX-2022 chromosome 29, NWIPB_WYAK_1.1, whole genome shotgun sequence genome includes the window atcagagcagggtgtggggggaggggtatTTGGGTGAAGATGGTCAAAagctacaaacttccagttataagataaataagttctagagatgtaatgtacaacattattaatattattaacattGCTATAAGTTATACATTAAATTTAGTAAATaataagagttctcatcacaagggaagttattttttctattttttaaattttttatctgtaaaaagtGGATTGtcactaaatttattgtggtaatcatttcagtGCTTTATggcaattatatctcagtaaaactggaagagaaattaaatgaatagAGCATGTATATGTGTGATGTGGCCCAGAATTGCTgttattccatttttaatttatcaagtGTTTATATATTACTTTTGGATGTACAACGTAATGACTTCTTTGGAGCATTAGCTATTATACTTCACATTTCAGAAAGGAGTATTATCTGTTGAGGACATGGCAGAAACCATTCCCATGGTTTCTTCCAGGTGGCAAAAGTAATAAAGGTAAAATAGTTTTGGATGAGTTATGTTTAatcttttgaagttttaaaagaaatacagttCAAATGTCTGGAAtattatatttcttcctttttctttttagagtTCAACTTGCTGTGAATAGAAGAACTGAAGAAGCAGTTGCAGTGAAGATTGTGGATATGAAACGTGCCATAGACTGtccagaaaatattaagaaagagaTCTGtatcaataaaatgttaaatcatGAGAATGTAGTGAAATTTTACGGTCACAGAAGAGAAGGCAATATCCAGTATCTATTTTTGGAGTACTGCAGTGGGGGAGAACTTTTTGATAGAATAGGTATGGAAAAAATTTCAGATAATTCTTCTgctaaataagtttttaaatttgtcttttaatcttgggGCTTCTGTTTGTTCACTGTCCATTCAGAATTGCTTATGCAATAGTGAAACTGGagtcaatttttttgtttttacaacttATGTCAACACTGAATACATAGGTAGAATCATCAAAGAAATTTTTCCCCAAGTTGTATAAGTGATTTTGGTTGGCATTTCTGTTTTGCAGAGTGTAAGAATGATAAGCTGTGGTTTCTTGGTGCGTGAAGTATCCTAAGTGCAATGTATTGTATGCCTATGCAGTTGTTTTCTTTGTAGATATTCTAGTCTCATGAAATTGTTGCATTTATTTACAGATCTGAAATAAGAGGTTgttatataagtgaaataattGAGAATTTTataggatttatatatatatattaagtacTGTTTTTGCTACTAAAAGATTAAAAGTCTTGATGTTAAAGAATACCAAGaagtacataaaatatattttgtggacctaaatttattatttagatGTATTAATAGTTAAAAAGTGATTATTAGAATCTCCAAAGAAATGTATCTCAGAAAAGAATTGAGTATACAAGAAATCAATTCATAGACATGCATGGCTTTGTGGTGtgagaaattatatgaaatttaaatttgttgttaaatatttaggaAATCAGATTTGCCTAGGCTTCTGCTTTGACAGTTACATTTCAGGAGTAGAAAAAATATTGGCATAGCATTTAGAAGAAATTAGGGGTGAATTTGAAGGATATAAAGTAAATCATAAGTAGTATAAGTCGGGGCTTTCAAGGTATATCTTGCATTCTTGATTTGGGTTATATTTTGTTATTCTCTAATTTTCCTGTGATGTTAACTTATTTTTGCCACTTAACAGCTGGGGAAATGTGAATTGTTAGCAATATATTTATTAGTGGACTCCAGAATCATTTCACTGTAAGCATTAGATTTTCTTTGCAAAAGTACGATCATAGATGTTTAACTTTAGAATTAGGAAACTATGTGGTTGATGCCTGACTATATTTACCTGATAAACTAACTTTCACAATTAATTCTTATAGAGCCAGACATAGGCATGCCTGAACAAGATGCCCAGAGGTTCTTCCATCAACTTATGGCAGGGGTGGTAGGTACAGtggtctcttttccttttatttaaaattagtcttagtgaaataagttacTCAGTTCTGATATGCTTCCCTCTGCTTCTCTTTTAGGTTTATCTGCATGGTATTGGAATAACTCACAGGGATATTAAGCCCGAAAATCTCCTATTGGATGAAAGGGGTAAGTTTAGCATTTTGTCACTTATACCAAAATCATTTTAATACAGCCTTACAAAGGCAGGATCAAGGCTTTTGCATTACTGAAATTTCAAGGCAGCTTCTTAATTTGCCACTCAGTTACGGTAAATATTCAGTAAGTATAGTTAAGGTGAAAGTTCTGCCTACGGTTTGTGTGTCGTAAAGGTGGGAAGTTAGAGAGGAAATTTGCtcttcttatttgttttttgtacAGAGTTACTCCTCCTTTTATAAACATAGCCACCTTGATGAGAAGCTCTGGAGGTTTGTGGATCTTGAGTTTCTATGTGTCTTTATATGCTTCTTTCCAGCCAGCTGGGTTTTTACATCTCTGAGAACGTTGTGCCTAGAGTATTATTGATACCTCCTGCCTCTGCACAGCCGGGTGAGGACATGGCTCTGCTCTCAGTGTTTAAGTGCTCTTTTCTAGAAGACCCTTTTGACTCCAGGATCTTCTATAACCTGGTCCATGCTGTGTGTATATTGACAGTATTTGTCTTACGTTAATAGAAGTCATGAGGCCTTTTTCTAGTTTTAGTTATATGATGATgtctcttatttcttctttattacaatttatttttgatCACTTTAAGGTAGAGAAGTTCCACAAATCTAAAATAACACCAGCAGTTTTCCAGTAAACCTTGATTCCTTTAAgtatttgtgtgtgctcagttgctcagtcgggtccgactctttgtgactccatggactgtagcctgctaggctcttctgtccttgggattctccaggcgagaacaccaagtgggttgccatttcctcctccagggatcttccctactcaggggaTGAACCCGAGTCTTGTGCATTGCCAGGTGTATTCTTTGGccattgcgccacctgggaagcccctgtaagcATGCCTATTTACAAAACGTTCTCATTCGGTGccatccttttttcctttggcttagATAACCTCAAAATCTCTGACTTTGGCTTGGCAACCGTGTTTCGGCATAATAATCGGGAGCGTTTGTTGAACAAGATGTGTGGTACTTTACCATATGTTGCTCCAGAActtctaaagagaaaagaatttcatGCAGAGCCAGTCGATATTTGGTCCTGTGGAATAGTACTTACTGCAATGTTGGCTGGAGGTAAGAGCTGTTTAATCATGATGAAATTCCTGTCCTTTGGAAAACCAGGTTTCCTGTaccaatataaatgaaataaatcaaggAGGTCCATATTTATGTtatagtattttaatattaacCTATTTATAACTAAGTTGGAACTTTTAAacccaaagatttaaaaaaatgatttatgtgTAGCTATTAAATGAAATATCACAGTAGCTCTCTCTTAAAATTATGTGAATACTTTGGAAATAGTAAGACGGAAGTGGATTATCTGTCTTAGAAGtgtctttaaaatttcttaaaccataatttaattaatttgaaGAAAACTTTTAATGGATTTGTGTCActgattattttcccttaaaatCGTTACTGTAAAATGatttgaacattcagaaaaccgaGTCTTGTTTCCTTTTTAGAATTGCCGTGGGACCAGCCTAGTGATAGTTGTCAGGAATATTGtgattggaaagaaaagaaaacatacctCAACCCTTGGAAAAAAATTGATTCTGCTCCTCTAGGTAACTGGGTTATCTTGATATAAAGTACTGATTTCCTGGATAATGAAGCCTAGTgctgtttgaatttttttatgtatatttttctttttaacttttaattcattatataaataatacatgatCTTTGTagataaagtagaaaaataataaataaaatattaaaaatccaaCCCTATAATTCTAGTACTCAGAAATAGCttcctttaatattttgataTCTGCTTCTGTGTTTTGTAGTAGaaaatatgtaagtatatatgtttgttatatatgtatattatttataagTATATTTGTTTTCACAAAAAAAATGACATCACACTATACATGTTATTTTGTAAactttgtgtgagtgtgtgtgttaatgCTAAGTGAACACTTTTTCATGACTATACTTGTAAGTATTCATCACTGTTTTTAAAAGCTGTGATGGTATTCTGCTATATGGACTTGCCTTACTACATTTCTCCGGTTCACCTTTTTAGAGATTcagaattttttctaatttttcactgtTGTGAAAGAGAGATGATTATCATCCATATACCTTAATCTTTGTACATACGTCTCAGTTATTTAAAGTGAAaccccagaagtggaattgcaggGTCAAAGATGTATACAGCGTTTAATTATTATGGTTTACTTTGCCAGATTGTTTTCCAGAAAGTTTGTACCATTTCATCACAGTCTACCTAGTTTACATTTAAGCTATTTTTTGGCTACACCTTGAGGCATACGGGTCTTTGTTTTCCCACCAGTGAATGAACCTGTACCCTTGCAGTGTAATcagtgagtcttaaccactggaccaccagggaagccccttacacatttttctttttgactgaTCTAATAGGCCTACCTATAAGAAATATATtctgacttaaaaatttttattttaaatttagtatCAGTGAAGTTGTACATCCATTTTGGATTTATTAgcttttttgtctatttttgtggAGTTGtctattttgctcatttttggtaggaagttttccttttattctatgtgacgtttttaagaaaatatcagtGTCATATCATTGCATTTGTTACAAGTATTTTTGACAGTTTGTCatgtatttttactttatgttATGCTATTTGAACATACAGAAGTTTTatattgtatgtatttaaatCTAGTATcttgtcctttttgatttctgaCTATATTGTCATGTTTGGAAAGGTTTTTTctaccctctgctgctgctgctaagtcgcttcagtcgtgtccaactctgtgcgaccccatagacggcagcccactaggctcccccatccctgggattctccaggcaagaacactggagtgggctgccatttccttctccaatgcatgaaagagaaaagtgaaagttaggttgctcagttgtgcccgactcttagcgaccccatggactgcagcccaccaggctcctctgcccatgggattttccaggcaagagtactggagtggggtgccgcttTTCTACCCTCAACAGTAGAAAAAAATTACCTGTGTTTTCatggcttttttttgttttgttttgttttccatttaaatCTTTGGTCCATTAGAAGATTCTTTGGTATTGGGAGGTGTATGAATTCTTTATCAATAAAATTAAGGTTTTAGGATGATTGTTGCTTTTATTACTGTCTCTTAAAAAGGTATTGGAAAgtaaattttcattataaaattgtGTGAATGAGAACTTAATATGATATGTTAGAACAATGAAGTTTGGTATTGAAAAtggatgaggtttttttttttatctttgtgtaAATAGGGGTTTTcaggggttttatttattttttattatctttgtgTAAATATCATCAAATGGAGAGAAACATTTCCACCTGGCTCTTGTTCTATTTGCAAACAACTGAGAGTCTGATCTGGGAAGAATATTCAAAGATATAGACAGTAGCAAGGAATAATTGCATGACATTCAAGCAAAAATTTAGTGgctttgttttctcttcccaGAAGTAATATTTGGACATAAGGAGAGCAATAGAGAATGTGTGTGTACACTACAAGCTATAGGCTTTTCTAATCTGCATGACTCTTGTAATGTTgtcttaatattttgttttcagctCTGCTACATAAAATCTTAGTTGAGAACCCATCAGTAAGGATTACCATCTCAGACATTAAGAAAGACAGATGGTACAACAAACCATTCAAGAAAGGTAATAtgcttaaaatacaaatttttttttaagtgtttttttttttgcgaaAGAAAAGGTACTTGTAAAGTCAGCATAAGGCAACAACACAAGATAGCTGTGGTCTCTGTCCTCGTGGAGATGATAGCCTCTGgtacaaaaaacagaaatataaaaaaataatttttagttc containing:
- the CHEK1 gene encoding serine/threonine-protein kinase Chk1, yielding MAVPFVEDWDLVQTLGEGAYGEVQLAVNRRTEEAVAVKIVDMKRAIDCPENIKKEICINKMLNHENVVKFYGHRREGNIQYLFLEYCSGGELFDRIEPDIGMPEQDAQRFFHQLMAGVVYLHGIGITHRDIKPENLLLDERDNLKISDFGLATVFRHNNRERLLNKMCGTLPYVAPELLKRKEFHAEPVDIWSCGIVLTAMLAGELPWDQPSDSCQEYCDWKEKKTYLNPWKKIDSAPLALLHKILVENPSVRITISDIKKDRWYNKPFKKGAKRPRATSSGVSESPGGFSKHIQSNLDFSPVNCASSEESVKYSSSQPEPRTGLSLWDTSPSYIDKLVQGISFSQPTCPDHMLLNSQLLGTPGSSQNPWQRLVKRMTRFFTKLDADKSYQCLKETCEKLGYQWKKSCMNQVTVSTTDRRNNKLIFKVNLVEMDEKILVDFRLSKGDGLEFKRHFLKIKGKLSDVVSSQKVWLPVT